A single Megachile rotundata isolate GNS110a chromosome 9, iyMegRotu1, whole genome shotgun sequence DNA region contains:
- the LOC100883814 gene encoding rRNA-processing protein UTP23 homolog, producing MKTARQKKARKNLGFFINNFKFRPPFQILIDGTFAFAALESKFNIQDQLAKYFQSEVKLLTTPCIILETEKLGSFSKGVSAATQIVKQYPIHKCGHEKQPLSGMKCLQTMVKKNNSSRYIIATQDRELQDILRKVPGVPILYLHGKAPTLEAPSQANREYAEKVHKSLGMSVWEKENIKTLKEAAGIAEQTEVRLKKKKRKGGPNPLSCLKKKKKPQTEVAKNITEKKSGKVKKRRRMKIATHIKEALISEMKPKQVEKK from the exons ATGAAGACAGCACGACAAAAAAAAGCAAgaaaaaatttgggattttttatcaataattttaaatttagaccACCGTTTCAAATTCTTATTGATGGCACTTTTGCATTTGCTGCGTTAGAg AGTAAATTTAACATACAGGATCAGTtagcaaaatattttcaatcagAAGTAAAGTTGTTAACTACACCATGTATCATTTTGGAAACAGAAAAATTAGGTTCGTTTTCGAAGGGAGTTAGTGCTGCAACACAAATAGTTAAACAATATCCAATACATAAATGTGGACACGAAAAACAGCCACTAAGTGGTATGAAATGTTTGCAGACGatggttaaaaaaaataattcatcTAG gtatattatagcTACTCAAGATAGAGAATTACAAGATATTTTGAGGAAAGTTCCAGGTGTCccaatattatatttacatGGTAAAGCACCAACTTTGGAGGCACCTTCACAAGCAAACCGTGAATATGCAGAAAAAGTTCATAAGAGTTTAGGAATGAGTGTATgggaaaaagaaaatataaaaacattaaaaGAAGCAGCTGGCATAGCAGAACAAACAGAAGTaagattaaaaaagaaaaaaaggaaaggtGGTCCAAATCCACTTAGTTgtttgaagaaaaaaaagaaaccacAAACGgaagttgcaaaaaatattacagAGAAAAAATctggaaaagttaaaaaaagaaGGAGAATGAAAATAGCAACACACATCAAAGAGGCATTAATATCTGAAATGAAACCTAAGCAAgtagagaaaaaataa
- the Snup gene encoding snurportin-1 has protein sequence MATKMKDNLINVNEKENGNSRAVFYKKPIKRDNYNLDIDNIDTPQEIRRQRLLQFQKKYREIAFNVGRGILDGAFNSDEDECEEHMEVDESDKKRYYLPKRNKCYANQLMMSEWMLEVPQDFVDNWIMVPCPQGKRTLLVACKGITKAYNKRGNRLGKFYSALPGGNPSEHRSSCTIIDCLWLKQQKVYCVLDVLAWSNQSLINCDTEFRFFWLKSQLQEIEELQKRDTYRNTFPILSLPNISCNTDISLALENLSNLNPLDGLLFYHRSGQYTKGRTPLVTWLKPFMLSEVLGISVPLLLDEKPDGYIDFKYYILNSRAKKRKEASETQMDVTDENC, from the exons ATGGCAACTAAAATGAAAGATAATCTAATAAATGTAAATGagaaagaaaatggaaattcgcgtgctgtattttataaaaaacctATTAAAAGAGACAATTATAACCTGGATATAGACAACATTGATACACCTCAGGAAATAAGACGTCAGAGATTATTACAATTTCAGAAAAA GTATAGGGAGATAGCATTCAATGTTGGAAGAGGAATATTAGATGGAGCTTTTAATTCTGATGAAGATGAATGCGAAGAGCATATGGAAGTTGATGAAAGTGACAAGAAAAGGTATTACTTACCTAAACGCAACAAATGTTATGCAAATCAGTTAATGATGTCTGAATGGATGTTAGAAGTACCTCAAGATTTTGTAGACAATTGGATTATGGTTCCTTGCCCTCAAGGAAAAAGGACTTTGCTAGTTGCATGTAAA GGTATAACTAAAGCATATAATAAACGCGGCAATCGGCTTGGTAAATTTTACTCAGCACTTCCAGGTGGTAATCCTTCTGAACACAGAAGTAGTTGTACTATTATTGACTGCTTATGGTTAAAACAGCAAAAAGTGTATTGTGTTTTGGATGTTCTTGCCTGGTCTAATCAGTCTTTAATAAACTGTGAT ACTGAATTTAGATTCTTCTGgttaaaatcacaattacaagaAATAGAAGAGTTACAGAAAAgagatacatacagaaatacATTTCCAATATTGTCTCTACCCAACATCAGTTGTAATACTGATATAAGTTTAGCACTAGAAAATCTTTCAAACTTAAATCCTTTAGATggcttattattttatcatcgtAGTGGACAATATACTAAAGGTCGTACTCCACTTGTAACATGGTTAAAACCTTTTATGTTATCTGAGGTACTGGGTATTTCAGTACCATTACTACTTGATGAAAAACCTGATGGTTATAtagattttaaatattatatacttaATAGTAGagcaaagaaaagaaaagaagcaTCAGAAACTCAA ATGGATGTTACAGACGAAAATtgctaa
- the LOC100884034 gene encoding uncharacterized protein LOC100884034 encodes MDHTMEDMLHTSHTNYTPRSRGKQQFSLGGVTCISAEEDADIDGLDELLHQTWNVFGVSTLFNFHLDEVHLKQYAKRLREELANNLAQENVTYSAQFSVMDNITSRPSSLDPLPIKINVYAKNNSYETAVEKNIYNGILLSWRTSKGELTVANSIRLPLLLCRGTRNTMRTVHNVLNLMFDCIIIALPAQEHDLIWLVPIIITPTSKEEYPKRTDEICMVYKIPEHSDTIAIKCCVLDLIKFLEVIMKDKNDAEISFNLEHIEMFREALYTQIQESSGLQLGLCTLYKIHLPVLTIMENKMKVMTTDAMNRVLLYLNEKAVDTFHTLNFETHVV; translated from the exons atggacCATACTATGGAAGATATGTTACACACTAGTCACACAAATTATACACCTCGATCGAGAGGGAAACAACAATTCAGTTTAGGAGGTGTAACTTGCATTTCTGCAGAAGAAGATGCAGATATAGATGGATTAGATG AACTGTTGCATCAAACATGGAATGTTTTTGGAGTGTCTACTTTATTCAATTTCCATTTAGATGAAGTACATTTAAAACAATATGCAAAACGATTAAGAGAAGAACTTGCAAACAATTTAGCACAAGAAAATGTTACATATAGTGCACAATTTTCTGTTATGGATAATATAACATCAAGGCCTAGTTCATTGGATCCACTACCAATcaag attAATGTATATGCTAAAAATAACAGTTATGAAACTGCTGTGgaaaagaatatttataatgGGATACTTTTATCTTGGAGAACTAGTAAAGGTGAATTGACTGTCGCTAATTCTATAAGATTACCTCTTTTACTATGTCGTGGCACACGAAATACTATGAGAACTGTTCATAATgtattaaatcttatgtttgattgtataattattgcaTTGCCTGCTCAGGAACATGATTTAATATGGCTTGTTCCAATTATAATTACCCCAACTAGTAAGGAAGAATATCCAAAACGCACAGATGAAATTTGTATGGTTTATAAAATACCAGAACACTCagatacaattgcaataaaatGTTGTGTTttagatttaataaaatttttagaagt AATTATGAAGGATAAAAATGATGCAGAAATTTCTTTTAATCTAGAACATATAGAAATGTTTCGTGAAGCTTTATATACGCAAATACAAGAATCTTCTGGTTTACAATTAGGATTGTGTACATTATACAAAATTCATCTTCCTGTACTTACAATAATGGAAAATAAG ATGAAAGTAATGACTACTGATGCCATGAATCGTGttctattatatttaaatgaaaaagcTGTTGATACGTTTCATACTTTAAATTTTGAGACTCATGttgtataa
- the Fcp1 gene encoding RNA polymerase II subunit A C-terminal domain phosphatase Fcp1 isoform X2: MGTIEITFPPGGPGKVLKWRVRMDTMVSAGRVLFLYQNITPGIDDNKCPEKKYRATKFGRVTKFLVKEGDVVQPGQVVMMLEGCRHPTVMKDLCAECGVDLRVEGVGKENENIKISQASVPMVHSVPELKVCPELAEKIGKEDEQRLLNDRKLALLVDLDQTIVHTTNDNIPPNMKDVYHYQLYGPNSPWYHTRLRPNTRHFLSEMSRLYELHICTFGARNYAHTVASLLDKDGILFSNRILSRDECFDPASKTANLKALFPCGDDLVCIIDDREDVWQGCGNLVQVKPYHFFRHTGDIHAPPGLEKSDMSVLPELQSTNELNNDNNPTESGINGASETLNEEIVTDNNCKEEAQKVTENKENENESSEKNVENTKDDTKTNSDPNPNTSNEKEENKILEETKENVTSTEITQDTKSEDKTSSGENNIIDEDDDDYLLYLEDILRRIHAEFYATKEKESGRSSLRDIIPRVRAQVLKGVHITFSGLIPTHQKIHQSRAYKVARAFGAEVSQELTDKTTHLVAIRPGTAKANAAKKNLNIKIVNPDWLWTCAERWEHVDERLFPLTAKGRASRIPPPHCSSPERIEEQEKSMEDNFADSINPLMSFTPEEIEIMDKEVEEDMDDQEMDVPVFDVEDVEDTDDIDDIDDTENRGNRGRHRESDSDDYTHQEEKNVDEPRRKKKKLCNESSEDNSSSSENEDTVDEDDDDPVTRFRRGENLPDDLDLGDNSQDSVEDLEVMDNEDEREWNAMGAALEREFLSE; the protein is encoded by the exons ATGGGGACGATAGAAATTACATTTCCACCTGGAGGGCCAGGAAAAGTATTAAAATGGAGAGTCCGAATGGATACAATGGTTTCAGCGGGCAGAGTGTTGTTTTTATATCAAAACATTACCCCAGGAATTGATGATAACAAATGTCCTGAGAAAAAATATCGGGCCACAAAATTTGGTCGCGTTACAAAATTCTTGGTAAAAGAAGGAGATGTTGTTCAACCTGG GCAAGTGGTAATGATGTTAGAAGGATGTCGACATCCTACTGTAATGAAGGATTTATGTGCAGAATGTGGAGTAGATTTAAGGGTTGAAGGAGTTgggaaagaaaatgaaaatataaaaatatcgcaAGCTAGTGTACCTATGGTACATAGTGTACCAGAATTAAAAGTATGTCCAGAATTAGCTGAAAAAATAGGAAAAGAGGATGAACAGCGTCTTTTGAATGATCGCAAGTTAGCATTACTTGTTGATCTTGACCAAACAATTGTTCATACAACAAATGATAACATCCCTCCCAATATGAAG gaTGTTTATCATTACCAACTCTATGGTCCAAATTCTCCTTGGTATCATACTCGTTTAAGGCCTAACACTCGGCACTTTCTTTCGGAAATGAGTCGTTTATATGAATTGcatatttgtacatttggaGCAAGAAACTATGCACATACTGTAGCATCATTATTGGATAAAGATGGAATTCTATTCTCTAACAGAATACTTTCAAGAGATGAATGTTTTGATCCTGCATCAAAAACAGCTAACCTTAA GGCTTTATTTCCTTGTGGAGATGATTTAGTATGCATCATAGATGATCGAGAAGATGTATGGcaaggatgtggaaatttagtcCAAGTTAAGCCTTATCATTTTTTTCGTCATACTGGTGACATACATGCACCTCCAGGATTAGAGAAAAGTGATATGTCAGTTTTACCTGAATTACAAAGTACAAATGAacttaataatgataataatccaACCGAATCAGGTATAAATGGTGCATCTGAAACGTTGAATGAAGAAATTGTAACAGATAATAATTGTAAAGAAGAAGCTCAAAAAGTgactgaaaataaagaaaatgaaaatgagtcttcagaaaaaaatgtagaaaataccAAAGATGACACGAAGACCAATTCTGATCCAAACCCTAATACAAGTAAtgaaaaggaagaaaataaaatattagaagaaacaaaagaaaatgtaaCATCAACTGAAATAACACAAGATACTAAAAGTGAAGATAAAACTTCGTCGggtgaaaataatattatagatgAAGACGATGATGATTATTTGTTATACTTGGAAGATATCCTCCGAAGGATTCATGCCGAATTTTATGCTACTAAAGAAAAAGAATCAGGTCGTTCATCGTTGAGAGATATTATTCCACGAGTTCGAGCACAAGTATTGAAAGGAGTACATATAACTTTTAGCGGATTAATACCTACTCAtcaaaaaattcatcaaagTCGTGCATATAAAGTAGCCAGAGCGTTTGGAGCAGAAGTTTCACAA GAATTGACAGATAAAACTACCCATTTAGTTGCTATTAGACCCGGCACAGCTAAGGCTAATGCAGCTAAGAAGAatctgaatataaaaattgtaaatccaGACTGGCTTTGGACGTGTGCAGAACGTTGGGAACACGTTGATGAACGTTTATTTCCACTCACTGCAAAG GGTCGTGCTTCTAGAATACCACCACCACATTGCAGCAGTCCAGAACGCATAGAAGAACAAGAGAAAAGTATGGAAGATAATTTTGCGGATAGTATTAACCCATTAATGTCATTTACACcagaagaaatagaaattatggaCAAAGAAGTTGAAGAAGATATGGATGATCAAGAAATGGATGTACCTGTTTTTGATGTAGAAGATGTAGAAGATACAGACGATATAGATGATATAGATGATACAGAAAATCGTGGTAATAGAGGTCGTCACCGGGAATCTGATTCTGATGATTATACACATCAAGAAG AAAAGAACGTAGATGAACCAAGAAGGAAAAAGAAGAAGCTTTGTAATGAAAGTTCCGAAGACAATAGTTCGTCGAGTGAAAACGAAGACACTGTTGATGAAGATGACGATGACCCCGTAACACGGTTTAGAAGAGGAGAAAACTTACCTGACGATTTAGATTTAGGTGATAATTCGCAAGATTCAGTTGAGGATCTTGAAGTGATGGACAATGAAGACGAACGAGAGTGGAATGCAATGGGGGCAGCACTTGAAAGAGAATTTCTTTCTGAATAA
- the Fcp1 gene encoding RNA polymerase II subunit A C-terminal domain phosphatase Fcp1 isoform X1 — MGTIEITFPPGGPGKVLKWRVRMDTMVSAGRVLFLYQNITPGIDDNKCPEKKYRATKFGRVTKFLVKEGDVVQPGQVVMMLEGCRHPTVMKDLCAECGVDLRVEGVGKENENIKISQASVPMVHSVPELKVCPELAEKIGKEDEQRLLNDRKLALLVDLDQTIVHTTNDNIPPNMKDVYHYQLYGPNSPWYHTRLRPNTRHFLSEMSRLYELHICTFGARNYAHTVASLLDKDGILFSNRILSRDECFDPASKTANLKALFPCGDDLVCIIDDREDVWQGCGNLVQVKPYHFFRHTGDIHAPPGLEKSDMSVLPELQSTNELNNDNNPTESGINGASETLNEEIVTDNNCKEEAQKVTENKENENESSEKNVENTKDDTKTNSDPNPNTSNEKEENKILEETKENVTSTEITQDTKSEDKTSSGENNIIDEDDDDYLLYLEDILRRIHAEFYATKEKESGRSSLRDIIPRVRAQVLKGVHITFSGLIPTHQKIHQSRAYKVARAFGAEVSQELTDKTTHLVAIRPGTAKANAAKKNLNIKIVNPDWLWTCAERWEHVDERLFPLTAKGRASRIPPPHCSSPERIEEQEKSMEDNFADSINPLMSFTPEEIEIMDKEVEEDMDDQEMDVPVFDVEDVEDTDDIDDIDDTENRGNRGRHRESDSDDYTHQEDYLIEKNVDEPRRKKKKLCNESSEDNSSSSENEDTVDEDDDDPVTRFRRGENLPDDLDLGDNSQDSVEDLEVMDNEDEREWNAMGAALEREFLSE; from the exons ATGGGGACGATAGAAATTACATTTCCACCTGGAGGGCCAGGAAAAGTATTAAAATGGAGAGTCCGAATGGATACAATGGTTTCAGCGGGCAGAGTGTTGTTTTTATATCAAAACATTACCCCAGGAATTGATGATAACAAATGTCCTGAGAAAAAATATCGGGCCACAAAATTTGGTCGCGTTACAAAATTCTTGGTAAAAGAAGGAGATGTTGTTCAACCTGG GCAAGTGGTAATGATGTTAGAAGGATGTCGACATCCTACTGTAATGAAGGATTTATGTGCAGAATGTGGAGTAGATTTAAGGGTTGAAGGAGTTgggaaagaaaatgaaaatataaaaatatcgcaAGCTAGTGTACCTATGGTACATAGTGTACCAGAATTAAAAGTATGTCCAGAATTAGCTGAAAAAATAGGAAAAGAGGATGAACAGCGTCTTTTGAATGATCGCAAGTTAGCATTACTTGTTGATCTTGACCAAACAATTGTTCATACAACAAATGATAACATCCCTCCCAATATGAAG gaTGTTTATCATTACCAACTCTATGGTCCAAATTCTCCTTGGTATCATACTCGTTTAAGGCCTAACACTCGGCACTTTCTTTCGGAAATGAGTCGTTTATATGAATTGcatatttgtacatttggaGCAAGAAACTATGCACATACTGTAGCATCATTATTGGATAAAGATGGAATTCTATTCTCTAACAGAATACTTTCAAGAGATGAATGTTTTGATCCTGCATCAAAAACAGCTAACCTTAA GGCTTTATTTCCTTGTGGAGATGATTTAGTATGCATCATAGATGATCGAGAAGATGTATGGcaaggatgtggaaatttagtcCAAGTTAAGCCTTATCATTTTTTTCGTCATACTGGTGACATACATGCACCTCCAGGATTAGAGAAAAGTGATATGTCAGTTTTACCTGAATTACAAAGTACAAATGAacttaataatgataataatccaACCGAATCAGGTATAAATGGTGCATCTGAAACGTTGAATGAAGAAATTGTAACAGATAATAATTGTAAAGAAGAAGCTCAAAAAGTgactgaaaataaagaaaatgaaaatgagtcttcagaaaaaaatgtagaaaataccAAAGATGACACGAAGACCAATTCTGATCCAAACCCTAATACAAGTAAtgaaaaggaagaaaataaaatattagaagaaacaaaagaaaatgtaaCATCAACTGAAATAACACAAGATACTAAAAGTGAAGATAAAACTTCGTCGggtgaaaataatattatagatgAAGACGATGATGATTATTTGTTATACTTGGAAGATATCCTCCGAAGGATTCATGCCGAATTTTATGCTACTAAAGAAAAAGAATCAGGTCGTTCATCGTTGAGAGATATTATTCCACGAGTTCGAGCACAAGTATTGAAAGGAGTACATATAACTTTTAGCGGATTAATACCTACTCAtcaaaaaattcatcaaagTCGTGCATATAAAGTAGCCAGAGCGTTTGGAGCAGAAGTTTCACAA GAATTGACAGATAAAACTACCCATTTAGTTGCTATTAGACCCGGCACAGCTAAGGCTAATGCAGCTAAGAAGAatctgaatataaaaattgtaaatccaGACTGGCTTTGGACGTGTGCAGAACGTTGGGAACACGTTGATGAACGTTTATTTCCACTCACTGCAAAG GGTCGTGCTTCTAGAATACCACCACCACATTGCAGCAGTCCAGAACGCATAGAAGAACAAGAGAAAAGTATGGAAGATAATTTTGCGGATAGTATTAACCCATTAATGTCATTTACACcagaagaaatagaaattatggaCAAAGAAGTTGAAGAAGATATGGATGATCAAGAAATGGATGTACCTGTTTTTGATGTAGAAGATGTAGAAGATACAGACGATATAGATGATATAGATGATACAGAAAATCGTGGTAATAGAGGTCGTCACCGGGAATCTGATTCTGATGATTATACACATCAAGAAG attATCTAATAGAAAAGAACGTAGATGAACCAAGAAGGAAAAAGAAGAAGCTTTGTAATGAAAGTTCCGAAGACAATAGTTCGTCGAGTGAAAACGAAGACACTGTTGATGAAGATGACGATGACCCCGTAACACGGTTTAGAAGAGGAGAAAACTTACCTGACGATTTAGATTTAGGTGATAATTCGCAAGATTCAGTTGAGGATCTTGAAGTGATGGACAATGAAGACGAACGAGAGTGGAATGCAATGGGGGCAGCACTTGAAAGAGAATTTCTTTCTGAATAA
- the Fcp1 gene encoding RNA polymerase II subunit A C-terminal domain phosphatase Fcp1 isoform X3, with translation MMLEGCRHPTVMKDLCAECGVDLRVEGVGKENENIKISQASVPMVHSVPELKVCPELAEKIGKEDEQRLLNDRKLALLVDLDQTIVHTTNDNIPPNMKDVYHYQLYGPNSPWYHTRLRPNTRHFLSEMSRLYELHICTFGARNYAHTVASLLDKDGILFSNRILSRDECFDPASKTANLKALFPCGDDLVCIIDDREDVWQGCGNLVQVKPYHFFRHTGDIHAPPGLEKSDMSVLPELQSTNELNNDNNPTESGINGASETLNEEIVTDNNCKEEAQKVTENKENENESSEKNVENTKDDTKTNSDPNPNTSNEKEENKILEETKENVTSTEITQDTKSEDKTSSGENNIIDEDDDDYLLYLEDILRRIHAEFYATKEKESGRSSLRDIIPRVRAQVLKGVHITFSGLIPTHQKIHQSRAYKVARAFGAEVSQELTDKTTHLVAIRPGTAKANAAKKNLNIKIVNPDWLWTCAERWEHVDERLFPLTAKGRASRIPPPHCSSPERIEEQEKSMEDNFADSINPLMSFTPEEIEIMDKEVEEDMDDQEMDVPVFDVEDVEDTDDIDDIDDTENRGNRGRHRESDSDDYTHQEDYLIEKNVDEPRRKKKKLCNESSEDNSSSSENEDTVDEDDDDPVTRFRRGENLPDDLDLGDNSQDSVEDLEVMDNEDEREWNAMGAALEREFLSE, from the exons ATGATGTTAGAAGGATGTCGACATCCTACTGTAATGAAGGATTTATGTGCAGAATGTGGAGTAGATTTAAGGGTTGAAGGAGTTgggaaagaaaatgaaaatataaaaatatcgcaAGCTAGTGTACCTATGGTACATAGTGTACCAGAATTAAAAGTATGTCCAGAATTAGCTGAAAAAATAGGAAAAGAGGATGAACAGCGTCTTTTGAATGATCGCAAGTTAGCATTACTTGTTGATCTTGACCAAACAATTGTTCATACAACAAATGATAACATCCCTCCCAATATGAAG gaTGTTTATCATTACCAACTCTATGGTCCAAATTCTCCTTGGTATCATACTCGTTTAAGGCCTAACACTCGGCACTTTCTTTCGGAAATGAGTCGTTTATATGAATTGcatatttgtacatttggaGCAAGAAACTATGCACATACTGTAGCATCATTATTGGATAAAGATGGAATTCTATTCTCTAACAGAATACTTTCAAGAGATGAATGTTTTGATCCTGCATCAAAAACAGCTAACCTTAA GGCTTTATTTCCTTGTGGAGATGATTTAGTATGCATCATAGATGATCGAGAAGATGTATGGcaaggatgtggaaatttagtcCAAGTTAAGCCTTATCATTTTTTTCGTCATACTGGTGACATACATGCACCTCCAGGATTAGAGAAAAGTGATATGTCAGTTTTACCTGAATTACAAAGTACAAATGAacttaataatgataataatccaACCGAATCAGGTATAAATGGTGCATCTGAAACGTTGAATGAAGAAATTGTAACAGATAATAATTGTAAAGAAGAAGCTCAAAAAGTgactgaaaataaagaaaatgaaaatgagtcttcagaaaaaaatgtagaaaataccAAAGATGACACGAAGACCAATTCTGATCCAAACCCTAATACAAGTAAtgaaaaggaagaaaataaaatattagaagaaacaaaagaaaatgtaaCATCAACTGAAATAACACAAGATACTAAAAGTGAAGATAAAACTTCGTCGggtgaaaataatattatagatgAAGACGATGATGATTATTTGTTATACTTGGAAGATATCCTCCGAAGGATTCATGCCGAATTTTATGCTACTAAAGAAAAAGAATCAGGTCGTTCATCGTTGAGAGATATTATTCCACGAGTTCGAGCACAAGTATTGAAAGGAGTACATATAACTTTTAGCGGATTAATACCTACTCAtcaaaaaattcatcaaagTCGTGCATATAAAGTAGCCAGAGCGTTTGGAGCAGAAGTTTCACAA GAATTGACAGATAAAACTACCCATTTAGTTGCTATTAGACCCGGCACAGCTAAGGCTAATGCAGCTAAGAAGAatctgaatataaaaattgtaaatccaGACTGGCTTTGGACGTGTGCAGAACGTTGGGAACACGTTGATGAACGTTTATTTCCACTCACTGCAAAG GGTCGTGCTTCTAGAATACCACCACCACATTGCAGCAGTCCAGAACGCATAGAAGAACAAGAGAAAAGTATGGAAGATAATTTTGCGGATAGTATTAACCCATTAATGTCATTTACACcagaagaaatagaaattatggaCAAAGAAGTTGAAGAAGATATGGATGATCAAGAAATGGATGTACCTGTTTTTGATGTAGAAGATGTAGAAGATACAGACGATATAGATGATATAGATGATACAGAAAATCGTGGTAATAGAGGTCGTCACCGGGAATCTGATTCTGATGATTATACACATCAAGAAG attATCTAATAGAAAAGAACGTAGATGAACCAAGAAGGAAAAAGAAGAAGCTTTGTAATGAAAGTTCCGAAGACAATAGTTCGTCGAGTGAAAACGAAGACACTGTTGATGAAGATGACGATGACCCCGTAACACGGTTTAGAAGAGGAGAAAACTTACCTGACGATTTAGATTTAGGTGATAATTCGCAAGATTCAGTTGAGGATCTTGAAGTGATGGACAATGAAGACGAACGAGAGTGGAATGCAATGGGGGCAGCACTTGAAAGAGAATTTCTTTCTGAATAA
- the mRpS17 gene encoding mitochondrial ribosomal protein S17 yields the protein MSVNKVANIARKTETLTYLLGVCVPSRKQNVAKIRVRQLKFDDYINMYFTEHKFIFAADPEKRCKTGDTVLIQNLPEKLTRIITHKVVDVIYPLGDVTDPITGKKVVAGKYRDTIMEDAEEFGKLPSTFDFTNPGKRGRTENVRDITSKTTYMKYKYDPNDDDPYAIDPK from the exons ATGAGCGTAAATAAAGTGGCAAATATAGCACGTAAAACGGAGACACTTACCTATTTATTAGGTGTATGTGTACCTTCAAGGAAACAAAATGTTGCTAAAATAAGAGTACgtcaattaaaatttgatgattacATTAACATG TATTTTACTgaacataaatttatttttgctgcTGACCCTGAAAAACGTTGCAAAACTGGAGATACGGTTTTAATACAGAATTTGCCAGAGAAATTAACACGTATCATTACCCATAAG GTGGTTGATGTTATTTACCCATTAGGAGATGTTACTGATCCTATAACCGGCAAAAAAGTTGTTGCTGGAAAATATAG gGATACTATAATGGAAGATgctgaagaatttggaaaattaccaTCGACATTTGATTTTACTAATCCAGGAAAGAGAGGACGTACTGAAAATGTACGAGACATTACAAGCAAAACCACTTACATGAAGTATAAGTATGATCCAAATGATGATGATCCATATGCAATAGACcccaaataa